From Triticum aestivum cultivar Chinese Spring chromosome 4A, IWGSC CS RefSeq v2.1, whole genome shotgun sequence, a single genomic window includes:
- the LOC123082963 gene encoding homeobox-leucine zipper protein HOX28, protein MAPQSLDLGLSLGLGLVSRPSQPSFWYSGGNVAADQEVGPTPTAAAVEERRCSPGSPASSGSGSGLKRGAERSAGSGDEDQDDDGGNARKKLRLSKDQAAVLEECFKTHHTLTPKQKLALANSLGLRPRQVEVWFQNRRARTKLKQTEVDCEYMKRWCEQLAEQNRRLEKEVAELRALKAAPPAHNGAAAGPLTTLTMCLSCKRVASTSSASACTVPSFSANAGIGMPMPSPVAQPEHRQFFCGFRDTGAAYGGPAGLTKVVKAAR, encoded by the exons ATGGCGCCTCAGAGCCTGGATCTTGGCCTGAGCCTTGGCCTGGGCCTCGTTTCCCGGCCCTCACAGCCGAGCTTCTGGTACTCCGGCGGCAATGTGGCGGCGGACCAAGAAGTGGGCCCGACTCCGaccgcggcggcggtggaggagagGAGGTGTTCGCCAGGCAGCCCGGCCtcgagcggcagcggcagcgggctGAAGCGCGGCGCCGAGAGGTCCGCCGGCAGCGGCGACGAGGACCaggacgacgacggcggcaacgCGCGCAAGAAgctccggctgtccaaggaccagGCGGCCGTCCTCGAGGAGTGCTTCAAGACGCACCACACCCTCACTCCG AAGCAGAAGCTGGCGCTGGCCAACAGCCTCGGGCTGCGCCCGCGGCAGGTGGAGGTGTGGTTCCAGAACCGTCGGGCCCGCACCAAGCTGAAGCAGACGGAGGTGGACTGCGAGTACATGAAGCGCTGGTGCGAGCAGCTCGCCGAGCAGAACCGCCGCCTCGAGAAGGAGGTGGCCGAGCTCAGGGCGCTCAAGGCCGCACCGCCGGCGCATAACGGCGCCGCGGCGGGGCCCCTCACCACCCTAACCATGTGCCTCTCCTGCAAGCGCGTCGCGTCGACGTCGTCTGCCTCGGCGTGCACCGTGCCCAGCTTCTCCGCCAATGCCGGCATCGGCATGCCAATGCCATCGCCCGTGGCGCAGCCCGAACACCGGCAGTTCTTCTGCGGGTTCCGAGACACCGGAGCGGCGTACGGCGGCCCCGCCGGGCTAACGAAGGTGGTCAAGGCGGCCAGATAG